GAAAGTTTTTTTTTGGAAGGAGAAAGAGGTTTTTTGGGACAGCTGAAAGCGGCATGCTTGTTCAGGCTCCCGATGTACGTGAACTCTCTGTGGCAGTACGGGCAGACGTGGGAGGACGACTCGGGAGTGGTTTTTAGGTCAGCCTTCTGCTTCGCAGACTTGTTTTTCTGCAGGATTGCTTTCTGGACGAGCTGGTTTTTTTTCTTCAACGCGTTTAACTTGAGCTTATTCGAAGACATTTTGCTGAGCTCCACACTAAAGTTCAGTCTTTTGGGCTGGCCCATTCGTCTGAAGGCGTTTTTCCCAGAGTTGTCCAGAACCACCACGCCGTTTTTGGGTTGCACAGTCTGCTTCAGCGGGACCGGGTTTTTCTTGGGGGTGTACCTCTTCTTGTCACTCGCAGAGGCACATGCCAGGATGTGTTTGTGCAGTTCAGGCATATTGTCCACGCCCTTCCCACACTTGGTGCAGCGGATGGCGGTGGTAAACGTCTGTGGGATGTTGTGCGTAGTGAAGTTTGTAGCTGTCACACCAATGCCCAGAGGGCTGCGGTGATGGTACTGGAATGGGGGTGGTTTAAAGCTTGGGTAATGTTGGTTGAGACCCAATCGAACATCTGGATCCTTCGTCTTTATTCCAGAAGCCATTATTTTGATGGTCGTATAAAGCTCTTCAGAAGAATCGTTCAACTCCTCTTCTTCTTTAGACGCTTCTAGAGGGTCTTCTGGCAAACTCTGCATGTGCTCGATGTGGGCCTTGCTGGGATCCGTAAAGTTCTGGGGCCTCAGGGTGCCGCTTTCGAACTCATGGTGTGTGCACACCTTATCTGGGTGGAGATCTCGCTGGTGCTGCTGCAGATTGCACAAGAATGCAAACTCCTTTTTACAAACTGAACACACAAAGATATTCCCAACGCCGTgaagcataaagcgatgttctgACAAATCACTTTTCACCTTGAAGAGCTGCACACAAAATTCACATTTGAAGGGCCATTCCTCAGCGTGAATGGATAAATGTTTGGTTAGATCCTTAATGGAAAGAAAAGGTGATTCACAGACATTGCAGACAAAGTTTCTGTTGAATGTCTCCTGGATGATCTCCTGCTCAGTGGTGGATGGGGCTTCCTCCCTGGCTTTCAGGTCTTCACTCTCTAGTTCCTCCTGCTTAAAAGATATCATGGGGAGAGAGGTTTCCAGATTATCCCCAGAGGAAACCACGGATGACACTGCTGAGAGAGGAGGCGGcgaaggggaagaggaggaggaggaagatgagaaggaagaggaggaagaagaggaggaagaggaggagagtgtTGGAGGCCCTGGTGAAGCGGCAGACATAACGGGCTCCATGGAAGGAATGGGGGATGGCGAGGGAGACACCGTCGGGGACAGAATTGGAAGTGGGGACTGTGCGGTGGCATTCGAGAGTGGAGAAGGACACGGGTGAGGGGACGCCCCGGAAGAGGGGGCTGGAAGAGGGATAGTAGGAAGCAGGGGAGGTGGCGGGGTGGCAACAGTTAACACGGGAGGGCAGGGTGGAGGAGAAGAGGGATTGGTGGGGGTCAGGAGAGGCGGCAGCTGCCCGGAAGAAAGGGAAGATGGTTGTAGGGCAGGTGACGATGAAGAAACGTCAGGAGGAGACTCGACAACAGCGACAGTCAAGCTTGAGTTGAGACCAAGGTCAGGGTCTGGCTGAGGTTCTAGAGGTTTACAGGGACTGGTGCTTCCGGACGCATCTGGAGCGTTTTCTACAGGGAGGTCGACACCATTGTATTCGTTGAGAAGGACCTTCTGCAGCATGCAGGTGGtgggtttccttttctttacaGCACTGCAGGCTGGCTGCAGCACATGGTTTTCTTTGAGTTCCTTGCCTTCAGAGTCACCACAGGGCTTTTTATGCACACTGAGGTCTAACACGGCCTCCCACTGGACCGGAGCCTTGCCTGGCCCCTCAGTCTTCTGTTTCACACCACTGGACAAATCCAGTGGCTGCTGGTTGCACACGTTGCTAAAAGTAGAGCTAGCTGCCCACTCTTTAGACACCTTATATTCATCAAAGCCTGGCGGGCTCCCAGTTTCTCTTTCATCTCTCCCAGACAAACTCCACACTGGTGAGTTGCTGTGACTCTCTAATTTGGGTTTTTTGGAGCTTAGAACTGCCTCAGTCCACATGGCTTTCCCATCTCCTGGCTTTCCAAAGTCTCGCAGAGCGGGGCTGTGCTGGGGAGAGCTGGGGGGAGAGCTAGTTCGCCTCTTAAACCTGCTCGAGGTCACGGGTAGCATCGACGCAGGAGCGGACACGCAGACAGGGCCTAATTTGGGTATCTCAGTGGCTGAAATCCCTGCAGGAGGAGTTAATTTATCCTGGGTCTGAAGAAGCTGTTTGAGCTTTGATGACAAATACACGCTTTTCTCTTTGTGGAAAGATACTGCCTCTGTGGTTGATATGCTGAGAGGCAGACTCAAGGAACAGGAAGGTGTGGCAGGATCAGATTCAGTCTCAGCTTTAATTTTGGGTAACACGGGCGGACTAGCAGTCCTCCGTTTCTTAGACTCACTGTTTGTGCTGCTGGAAGGCTCTTTAGGGAGACCGTCGGTTATAGGGACCTGTGTGGTCTTTATGTTCTGAGTTATTTCCACTGTGACGGGAGTGAGTAGACAGTTTATTCCGTACAAGTCTGCCGAATTGGATTCCATCTCAATAACATCACAGTTACTggtgctgctgctggtctgaATTTTACCATCAATATAGTAATTTAAGTTCTCAGAGATATTGCTGGAAATATCCATGATGTACACATCGTCTGCCTCCCCTTCCTCTTCTGGCTCTGTGCTGGGGACGTAGACACTCGGGGCGGGCAGGGCCTGCTCTGCTGGGGGCTGTggctcttccaggaagccccctTTCCGCCGCACCCCCTTGGGAATCAGGTGCCGCTCGTGAACTCTGCGCTGATGCCGTCTCATATTCGTGTGAGTGCCGAAAACCTTCTTACAGTACTTGCACGGGTGAAGCTCTTTAGCTTCGCCGTTCTCTTCTACAACGGAAGGAGTCACTGAGTCCTGGGACGCCTTCTCTGAGCTCAAGGTCAAACCATCCTGCCCAAGACTAGGGGGCTGCGTGTCGTCCTGGGGAGGAGCGCCGTCGCCGGAGGCCTTGCCGCTGGCTGGGTCCTCGGGCTTCCGCTTCAGCCCGGCCTCGTGGCGCCGCTCGTGGCGCCGCCGGTTGATCTGTGTGCCGAAGGCCTTCCCGCAGTACTTGCACTTGAAGGCGTGGTTGACCGTAGACATGTGGATGTGCATGTGCCGCTCCAGCCCCTGCTTGGTTGTGAACTTCCTCTCGCAGTGCTGACATGGGAACAGAAATGTTTCAAACACGTCCCCGTTGGCCTCTTCTCTGGCTCTGGGAGTTTTCACAACAGGGGCTGCCTCCGCAGAGTCTTCGAGAATTTCCTTTGAAACAGTTTTTGGTTCTTCTAACAAATCCTCGGGCTTCTCGTCACATCGTATCTCCAGCTCTCTCAGGGAACTTTCATTTGGCACATCAGCTGCTTCGTCCCCCCCttcttccagctcctcctcttcctcctcctcctcttcctcctccaccacCTCGTTCGCCTCACAGAGCGCTGCTTCCAGCTCCACATCTGGTCCTTTCTGGGGCTcgtgggcagggggagggagggtgagCTCCGGAGGCACATCCTGGCTCACCACCTCCTGAGGGAGGGCTGGTTGCTCGGTGGTGGAAGCAGAAGGCTTCTCGTCTTCGTCTTTGGGGCCTAGAAAAGCACAGGGAGGCAGAAGTAAGGTCAAACACTAGCCACTGGTGATCAGCTTTCATTATCCATGTTACTTCCTTTATCATCTCAAATGAGTAAGGGAGACTGAAACAATAGACCACTCTACATTCTCATTTAAGAAGTTTTACTGGATATAAATCCATTTCAATCATTCAACAAacgactgcagtgcaccagggaGCTCAGTGGGCAGTGAGGGAGGCCTCAATCTGAACAGTAAATGCCCACAGGAGCTCAGGCTCTTCTGTGTTTCCTCACACAGATATAAACATGCTTTTGTTTACAGAAACTGTAGTGTTTAAAACTGTGTTGGCAATAGCTGATACTGAGATGCAAGAGACTAGTCATGAGTTCCAATTTTTCATGATTCCAAACTGAAACAAAATTGCTGAACATATTGCCAGGTAATATCCTTAGTGGTCTGCCTTGAATGCAGTTGattctctcccttcttccttacCAAAACTATATATTGAGAGCTACATCTTCCAAAATTATGTGATCTGCATTTTTCATGTAAAAGGAACTTTGGAGATCATCTCTTCTGAGCCTTGTTAAATTAGggaggactagagatctcttcaagaaaactggaaatggcaaaggaacatttcatgcaaggataggcATGATAAACTGTAAAGACCtaagagaaggagaagagattaagaagaggtggcaagaatatacagaagaactgtacagaataGGTCCTAATGACCCAgaataatcaggatggtgtgatcactcacctagaaccagacatcctagagtgtgaagtccaGGTAGGCCTTAGGaaccattactatgaacaaagtgagtagaagtgatgaaattccagatgagttatttgaaatcctaaaagatgctgctgttaaaagtgctgcactcaaaatgccagcaaatttggaaaactcagcagtggccacaagactgaaaaaggtcagtttttatttcaatcccaaagaagagcaatgccaaagaattttcaaactactgtacaaatgTGctcgtttcacatgctagcaaggtaatgctcgaaatccttcaagctaggctttagcagcaCGTGAACGgaggacttccagatgtacaagctgggtttagaaaaggcagaggaaccagagatcaaattgtcaacatctgcaatatcatagagaaagcaaggcaaTTCTagaaaaaacatgtacttctgcttcattgactactcgaAAGCCttctgactgtgtgggtcacaacaaacgtggaaaattcttgaagagagaggaataccaaaccaccttacctgtctcctgagaaacctgtatgtaggtcaatatgcaacagttaaaactgaacatgggacaatggactggttcaaaactgggaaaggagtacattaaggctgtacagggcttcccttgtgacttagCTAGTAAAGAAcgtacctgcaatgtgggagacctgaggtcaatccctgggttgggaagatcccctgcagaagagaaaggctacccactccagtattctggcctagagaatttcaaggtctgtatagtccacggggtcacaaagagtcagacacaactgagggactttcacttcacttcacttcaaggctgtatattgttaccctgcccATTTAACTtggatgcagagtacatcatgctggGCTGACTgacttacaagctggaatcaagattgctgggagaaatatcaataagttcagatatgcagatgataccctaATGggtagaaaggaaagagaaactacagagcctcttgaaaagggtgaaagaggagagtgaaaaagctggcttaaaactaaaacattcaaaaaacaaacatcaggacatccagtcccatcacttcatggcaaatagatgaggaaacagtgacagactttattttcttggcctccaaaatcactgtggatggtgacagaagccacaaaattaaaagacgcttgctccttcgaaggaaagctatgacaaacctagacagcacattaaaaagctgacaaaggtctgtaaagtcaaagctatggtttttccagcagtcataggattataaagaagactgagcaccaaagaattgatgctttcgaagtgTA
The sequence above is drawn from the Dama dama isolate Ldn47 chromosome 14, ASM3311817v1, whole genome shotgun sequence genome and encodes:
- the PRDM2 gene encoding PR domain zinc finger protein 2 isoform X2; the encoded protein is MNQNAAEPVAAVETLAEVPEHVLRGLPEEVRLFPSAVDKTRIGVWATKPILKGKKFGPFVGDKKKRSQVKNNVYMWEVYYPNLGWMCIDATDPEKGNWLRYVNWACSGEEQNLFPLEINRAIYYKTLKPIAPGEELLVWYNGEDNPEIAAAIEEERASARSKRSSPKSRKGKKKSQESKNKANKTEDIQLKTSEPDPSPANMRDSAEGPKDEDEKPSASTTEQPALPQEVVSQDVPPELTLPPPAHEPQKGPDVELEAALCEANEVVEEEEEEEEEEELEEGGDEAADVPNESSLRELEIRCDEKPEDLLEEPKTVSKEILEDSAEAAPVVKTPRAREEANGDVFETFLFPCQHCERKFTTKQGLERHMHIHMSTVNHAFKCKYCGKAFGTQINRRRHERRHEAGLKRKPEDPASGKASGDGAPPQDDTQPPSLGQDGLTLSSEKASQDSVTPSVVEENGEAKELHPCKYCKKVFGTHTNMRRHQRRVHERHLIPKGVRRKGGFLEEPQPPAEQALPAPSVYVPSTEPEEEGEADDVYIMDISSNISENLNYYIDGKIQTSSSTSNCDVIEMESNSADLYGINCLLTPVTVEITQNIKTTQVPITDGLPKEPSSSTNSESKKRRTASPPVLPKIKAETESDPATPSCSLSLPLSISTTEAVSFHKEKSVYLSSKLKQLLQTQDKLTPPAGISATEIPKLGPVCVSAPASMLPVTSSRFKRRTSSPPSSPQHSPALRDFGKPGDGKAMWTEAVLSSKKPKLESHSNSPVWSLSGRDERETGSPPGFDEYKVSKEWAASSTFSNVCNQQPLDLSSGVKQKTEGPGKAPVQWEAVLDLSVHKKPCGDSEGKELKENHVLQPACSAVKKRKPTTCMLQKVLLNEYNGVDLPVENAPDASGSTSPCKPLEPQPDPDLGLNSSLTVAVVESPPDVSSSSPALQPSSLSSGQLPPLLTPTNPSSPPPCPPVLTVATPPPPLLPTIPLPAPSSGASPHPCPSPLSNATAQSPLPILSPTVSPSPSPIPSMEPVMSAASPGPPTLSSSSSSSSSSSFSSSSSSSSPSPPPLSAVSSVVSSGDNLETSLPMISFKQEELESEDLKAREEAPSTTEQEIIQETFNRNFVCNVCESPFLSIKDLTKHLSIHAEEWPFKCEFCVQLFKVKSDLSEHRFMLHGVGNIFVCSVCKKEFAFLCNLQQHQRDLHPDKVCTHHEFESGTLRPQNFTDPSKAHIEHMQSLPEDPLEASKEEEELNDSSEELYTTIKIMASGIKTKDPDVRLGLNQHYPSFKPPPFQYHHRSPLGIGVTATNFTTHNIPQTFTTAIRCTKCGKGVDNMPELHKHILACASASDKKRYTPKKNPVPLKQTVQPKNGVVVLDNSGKNAFRRMGQPKRLNFSVELSKMSSNKLKLNALKKKNQLVQKAILQKNKSAKQKADLKTTPESSSHVCPYCHREFTYIGSLNKHAAFSCPKKPLSPSKKKLSHSSKKGGHPSPAGSDRNNSSSHRRRTADAEIKMQSMQAPLGKTRARSSGPSQVPPPPSSFRSKQNVKFATSVKSKKPSSSLRNSSPIRMAKMTHSESKKPKAAAKNHATPLSGKTSRSLHVRAQKSRAVLQSKSALASKKRTDRFSVKSRERSGGPITRSLQLAASADLSESRKEDGSGKQELKDLSYSLRLASRCPPPAAPYITRQCRNVKATAAAQLQGSLLKE
- the PRDM2 gene encoding PR domain zinc finger protein 2 isoform X1; protein product: MNQNAAEPVAAVETLAEVPEHVLRGLPEEVRLFPSAVDKTRIGVWATKPILKGKKFGPFVGDKKKRSQVKNNVYMWEVYYPNLGWMCIDATDPEKGNWLRYVNWACSGEEQNLFPLEINRAIYYKTLKPIAPGEELLVWYNGEDNPEIAAAIEEERASARSKRSSPKSRKGKKKSQESKNKANKTEDIQLKTSEPDPSPANMRDSAEGPKDEDEKPSASTTEQPALPQEVVSQDVPPELTLPPPAHEPQKGPDVELEAALCEANEVVEEEEEEEEEEELEEGGDEAADVPNESSLRELEIRCDEKPEDLLEEPKTVSKEILEDSAEAAPVVKTPRAREEANGDVFETFLFPCQHCERKFTTKQGLERHMHIHMSTVNHAFKCKYCGKAFGTQINRRRHERRHEAGLKRKPEDPASGKASGDGAPPQDDTQPPSLGQDGLTLSSEKASQDSVTPSVVEENGEAKELHPCKYCKKVFGTHTNMRRHQRRVHERHLIPKGVRRKGGFLEEPQPPAEQALPAPSVYVPSTEPEEEGEADDVYIMDISSNISENLNYYIDGKIQTSSSTSNCDVIEMESNSADLYGINCLLTPVTVEITQNIKTTQVPITDGLPKEPSSSTNSESKKRRTASPPVLPKIKAETESDPATPSCSLSLPLSISTTEAVSFHKEKSVYLSSKLKQLLQTQDKLTPPAGISATEIPKLGPVCVSAPASMLPVTSSRFKRRTSSPPSSPQHSPALRDFGKPGDGKAMWTEAVLSSKKPKLESHSNSPVWSLSGRDERETGSPPGFDEYKVSKEWAASSTFSNVCNQQPLDLSSGVKQKTEGPGKAPVQWEAVLDLSVHKKPCGDSEGKELKENHVLQPACSAVKKRKPTTCMLQKVLLNEYNGVDLPVENAPDASGSTSPCKPLEPQPDPDLGLNSSLTVAVVESPPDVSSSSPALQPSSLSSGQLPPLLTPTNPSSPPPCPPVLTVATPPPPLLPTIPLPAPSSGASPHPCPSPLSNATAQSPLPILSPTVSPSPSPIPSMEPVMSAASPGPPTLSSSSSSSSSSSFSSSSSSSSPSPPPLSAVSSVVSSGDNLETSLPMISFKQEELESEDLKAREEAPSTTEQEIIQETFNRNFVCNVCESPFLSIKDLTKHLSIHAEEWPFKCEFCVQLFKVKSDLSEHRFMLHGVGNIFVCSVCKKEFAFLCNLQQHQRDLHPDKVCTHHEFESGTLRPQNFTDPSKAHIEHMQSLPEDPLEASKEEEELNDSSEELYTTIKIMASGIKTKDPDVRLGLNQHYPSFKPPPFQYHHRSPLGIGVTATNFTTHNIPQTFTTAIRCTKCGKGVDNMPELHKHILACASASDKKRYTPKKNPVPLKQTVQPKNGVVVLDNSGKNAFRRMGQPKRLNFSVELSKMSSNKLKLNALKKKNQLVQKAILQKNKSAKQKADLKTTPESSSHVCPYCHREFTYIGSLNKHAAFSCPKKPLSPSKKKLSHSSKKGGHPSPAGSDRNNSSSHRRRTADAEIKMQSMQAPLGKTRARSSGPSQVPPPPSSFRSKQNVKFATSVKSKKPSSSLRNSSPIRMAKMTHSESKKPKAAAKNHATPLSGKTSRSLHVRAQKSRAVLQSKSALASKKRTDRFSVKSRERSGGPITRSLQLAASADLSESRKEDGSGKQELKDLRKRSEIQADGPENIEAFNGISSCLNVPSQVQLITHSRIPDKEPTFLKIP
- the PRDM2 gene encoding PR domain zinc finger protein 2 isoform X3, whose protein sequence is MNQNAAEPVAAVETLAEVPEHVLRGLPEEVRLFPSAVDKTRIGVWATKPILKGKKFGPFVGDKKKRSQVKNNVYMWEVYYPNLGWMCIDATDPEKGNWLRYVNWACSGEEQNLFPLEINRAIYYKTLKPIAPGEELLVWYNGEDNPEIAAAIEEERASARSKRSSPKSRKGKKKSQESKNKANKTEDIQLKTSEPDPSPANMRDSAEGPKDEDEKPSASTTEQPALPQEVVSQDVPPELTLPPPAHEPQKGPDVELEAALCEANEVVEEEEEEEEEEELEEGGDEAADVPNESSLRELEIRCDEKPEDLLEEPKTVSKEILEDSAEAAPVVKTPRAREEANGDVFETFLFPCQHCERKFTTKQGLERHMHIHMSTVNHAFKCKYCGKAFGTQINRRRHERRHEAGLKRKPEDPASGKASGDGAPPQDDTQPPSLGQDGLTLSSEKASQDSVTPSVVEENGEAKELHPCKYCKKVFGTHTNMRRHQRRVHERHLIPKGVRRKGGFLEEPQPPAEQALPAPSVYVPSTEPEEEGEADDVYIMDISSNISENLNYYIDGKIQTSSSTSNCDVIEMESNSADLYGINCLLTPVTVEITQNIKTTQVPITDGLPKEPSSSTNSESKKRRTASPPVLPKIKAETESDPATPSCSLSLPLSISTTEAVSFHKEKSVYLSSKLKQLLQTQDKLTPPAGISATEIPKLGPVCVSAPASMLPVTSSRFKRRTSSPPSSPQHSPALRDFGKPGDGKAMWTEAVLSSKKPKLESHSNSPVWSLSGRDERETGSPPGFDEYKVSKEWAASSTFSNVCNQQPLDLSSGVKQKTEGPGKAPVQWEAVLDLSVHKKPCGDSEGKELKENHVLQPACSAVKKRKPTTCMLQKVLLNEYNGVDLPVENAPDASGSTSPCKPLEPQPDPDLGLNSSLTVAVVESPPDVSSSSPALQPSSLSSGQLPPLLTPTNPSSPPPCPPVLTVATPPPPLLPTIPLPAPSSGASPHPCPSPLSNATAQSPLPILSPTVSPSPSPIPSMEPVMSAASPGPPTLSSSSSSSSSSSFSSSSSSSSPSPPPLSAVSSVVSSGDNLETSLPMISFKQEELESEDLKAREEAPSTTEQEIIQETFNRNFVCNVCESPFLSIKDLTKHLSIHAEEWPFKCEFCVQLFKVKSDLSEHRFMLHGVGNIFVCSVCKKEFAFLCNLQQHQRDLHPDKVCTHHEFESGTLRPQNFTDPSKAHIEHMQSLPEDPLEASKEEEELNDSSEELYTTIKIMASGIKTKDPDVRLGLNQHYPSFKPPPFQYHHRSPLGIGVTATNFTTHNIPQTFTTAIRCTKCGKGVDNMPELHKHILACASASDKKRYTPKKNPVPLKQTVQPKNGVVVLDNSGKNAFRRMGQPKRLNFSVELSKMSSNKLKLNALKKKNQLVQKAILQKNKSAKQKADLKTTPESSSHVCPYCHREFTYIGSLNKHAAFSCPKKPLSPSKKKLSHSSKKGGHPSPAGSDRNNSSSHRRRTADAEIKMQSMQAPLGKTRARSSGPSQVPPPPSSFRSKQNVKFATSVKSKKPSSSLRNSSPIRMAKMTHSESKKPKAAAKNHATPLSGKTSRSLHVRAQKSRAVLQSKSALASKKRTDRFSVKSRERSGGPITRSLQLAASADLSESRKEDGSGKQELKDLRSGLQRQK
- the PRDM2 gene encoding PR domain zinc finger protein 2 isoform X6; amino-acid sequence: MRDSAEGPKDEDEKPSASTTEQPALPQEVVSQDVPPELTLPPPAHEPQKGPDVELEAALCEANEVVEEEEEEEEEEELEEGGDEAADVPNESSLRELEIRCDEKPEDLLEEPKTVSKEILEDSAEAAPVVKTPRAREEANGDVFETFLFPCQHCERKFTTKQGLERHMHIHMSTVNHAFKCKYCGKAFGTQINRRRHERRHEAGLKRKPEDPASGKASGDGAPPQDDTQPPSLGQDGLTLSSEKASQDSVTPSVVEENGEAKELHPCKYCKKVFGTHTNMRRHQRRVHERHLIPKGVRRKGGFLEEPQPPAEQALPAPSVYVPSTEPEEEGEADDVYIMDISSNISENLNYYIDGKIQTSSSTSNCDVIEMESNSADLYGINCLLTPVTVEITQNIKTTQVPITDGLPKEPSSSTNSESKKRRTASPPVLPKIKAETESDPATPSCSLSLPLSISTTEAVSFHKEKSVYLSSKLKQLLQTQDKLTPPAGISATEIPKLGPVCVSAPASMLPVTSSRFKRRTSSPPSSPQHSPALRDFGKPGDGKAMWTEAVLSSKKPKLESHSNSPVWSLSGRDERETGSPPGFDEYKVSKEWAASSTFSNVCNQQPLDLSSGVKQKTEGPGKAPVQWEAVLDLSVHKKPCGDSEGKELKENHVLQPACSAVKKRKPTTCMLQKVLLNEYNGVDLPVENAPDASGSTSPCKPLEPQPDPDLGLNSSLTVAVVESPPDVSSSSPALQPSSLSSGQLPPLLTPTNPSSPPPCPPVLTVATPPPPLLPTIPLPAPSSGASPHPCPSPLSNATAQSPLPILSPTVSPSPSPIPSMEPVMSAASPGPPTLSSSSSSSSSSSFSSSSSSSSPSPPPLSAVSSVVSSGDNLETSLPMISFKQEELESEDLKAREEAPSTTEQEIIQETFNRNFVCNVCESPFLSIKDLTKHLSIHAEEWPFKCEFCVQLFKVKSDLSEHRFMLHGVGNIFVCSVCKKEFAFLCNLQQHQRDLHPDKVCTHHEFESGTLRPQNFTDPSKAHIEHMQSLPEDPLEASKEEEELNDSSEELYTTIKIMASGIKTKDPDVRLGLNQHYPSFKPPPFQYHHRSPLGIGVTATNFTTHNIPQTFTTAIRCTKCGKGVDNMPELHKHILACASASDKKRYTPKKNPVPLKQTVQPKNGVVVLDNSGKNAFRRMGQPKRLNFSVELSKMSSNKLKLNALKKKNQLVQKAILQKNKSAKQKADLKTTPESSSHVCPYCHREFTYIGSLNKHAAFSCPKKPLSPSKKKLSHSSKKGGHPSPAGSDRNNSSSHRRRTADAEIKMQSMQAPLGKTRARSSGPSQVPPPPSSFRSKQNVKFATSVKSKKPSSSLRNSSPIRMAKMTHSESKKPKAAAKNHATPLSGKTSRSLHVRAQKSRAVLQSKSALASKKRTDRFSVKSRERSGGPITRSLQLAASADLSESRKEDGSGKQELKDLRKRSEIQADGPENIEAFNGISSCLNVPSQVQLITHSRIPDKEPTFLKIP
- the PRDM2 gene encoding PR domain zinc finger protein 2 isoform X4 — its product is MNQNAAEPVAAVETLAEVPEHVLRGLPEEVRLFPSAVDKTRIGVWATKPILKGKKFGPFVGDKKKRSQVKNNVYMWEVYYPNLGWMCIDATDPEKGNWLRYVNWACSGEEQNLFPLEINRAIYYKTLKPIAPGEELLVWYNGEDNPEIAAAIEEERASARSKRSSPKSRKGKKKSQESKNKANKTEDIQLKTSEPDPSPANMRDSAEGPKDEDEKPSASTTEQPALPQEVVSQDVPPELTLPPPAHEPQKGPDVELEAALCEANEVVEEEEEEEEEEELEEGGDEAADVPNESSLRELEIRCDEKPEDLLEEPKTVSKEILEDSAEAAPVVKTPRAREEANGDVFETFLFPCQHCERKFTTKQGLERHMHIHMSTVNHAFKCKYCGKAFGTQINRRRHERRHEAGLKRKPEDPASGKASGDGAPPQDDTQPPSLGQDGLTLSSEKASQDSVTPSVVEENGEAKELHPCKYCKKVFGTHTNMRRHQRRVHERHLIPKGVRRKGGFLEEPQPPAEQALPAPSVYVPSTEPEEEGEADDVYIMDISSNISENLNYYIDGKIQTSSSTSNCDVIEMESNSADLYGINCLLTPVTVEITQNIKTTQVPITDGLPKEPSSSTNSESKKRRTASPPVLPKIKAETESDPATPSCSLSLPLSISTTEAVSFHKEKSVYLSSKLKQLLQTQDKLTPPAGISATEIPKLGPVCVSAPASMLPVTSSRFKRRTSSPPSSPQHSPALRDFGKPGDGKAMWTEAVLSSKKPKLESHSNSPVWSLSGRDERETGSPPGFDEYKVSKEWAASSTFSNVCNQQPLDLSSGVKQKTEGPGKAPVQWEAVLDLSVHKKPCGDSEGKELKENHVLQPACSAVKKRKPTTCMLQKVLLNEYNGVDLPVENAPDASGSTSPCKPLEPQPDPDLGLNSSLTVAVVESPPDVSSSSPALQPSSLSSGQLPPLLTPTNPSSPPPCPPVLTVATPPPPLLPTIPLPAPSSGASPHPCPSPLSNATAQSPLPILSPTVSPSPSPIPSMEPVMSAASPGPPTLSSSSSSSSSSSFSSSSSSSSPSPPPLSAVSSVVSSGDNLETSLPMISFKQEELESEDLKAREEAPSTTEQEIIQETFNRNFVCNVCESPFLSIKDLTKHLSIHAEEWPFKCEFCVQLFKVKSDLSEHRFMLHGVGNIFVCSVCKKEFAFLCNLQQHQRDLHPDKVCTHHEFESGTLRPQNFTDPSKAHIEHMQSLPEDPLEASKEEEELNDSSEELYTTIKIMASGIKTKDPDVRLGLNQHYPSFKPPPFQYHHRSPLGIGVTATNFTTHNIPQTFTTAIRCTKCGKGVDNMPELHKHILACASASDKKRYTPKKNPVPLKQTVQPKNGVVVLDNSGKNAFRRMGQPKRLNFSVELSKMSSNKLKLNALKKKNQLVQKAILQKNKSAKQKADLKTTPESSSHVCPYCHREFTYIGSLNKHAAFSCPKKPLSPSKKKLSHSSKKGGHPSPAGSDRNNSSSHRRRTADAEIKMQSMQAPLGKTRARSSGPSQVPPPPSSFRSKQNVKFATSVKSKKPSSSLRNSSPIRMAKMTHSESKKPKAAAKNHATPLSGKTSRSLHVRAQKSRAVLQSKSALASKKRTDRFSVKSRERSGGPITRSLQLAASADLSESRKEDGSGKQELKDLST